In one window of Episyrphus balteatus chromosome 3, idEpiBalt1.1, whole genome shotgun sequence DNA:
- the LOC129916540 gene encoding uncharacterized protein LOC129916540, translated as MRAFILISCLAFASARPEAGYAYNRPGGGGGGGGGSGGFGGGSGGGGFGGGGFGGGSSGGGGGFGGGGFGGGGSGGGGFGGGGSGGGFGGGGSGGGFGGGFGGGAGGGGGGGFGGGSIGGFGGGGGGSTIVQKHIYVHVPPPEQEENRQRPNIPVQQSQKHYKIIFIKAPSPPSYQAPVIPVQAQNEEKTLVYVLVKKPEEQPDIVIPTAAPTQPSKPEVYFIKYKTQKDSSGLGIGGGIGGGSGIGGGSGIGIGGGSGGGGSTGFGGGDISGPSTSYGPPGKSGPY; from the exons ATGAGAGCCTTTATTTTGATTTCCTGTTTGGCGTTTGCCTCGGCTAGGCCGGAAGCTGGCTACGCTTATAATCGTCCTGGCGGtggtggcggtggtggtggtggaaGCGGTGGATTTGGCGGTGGTTCCGGTGGTGGCGGTTTCGGTGGTGGTGGCTTCGGTGGAGGATCCAGTGGTGGCGGTGGAGGATTCGGTGGTGGAGGCTTTGGTGGCGGTGGATCCGGTGGAGGAGGATTCGGTGGTGGTGGTTCCGGTGGAGGTTTTGGCGGTGGTGGATCTGGAGGAGGATTCGGTGGTGGATTCGGAGGAGGAGCAGGAGGCGGCGGCGGTGGTGGATTCGGAG GTGGAAGCATTGGTGGTTTCGGTGGAGGAGGCGGTGGTTCAACCATTGTCCAGAAACACATTTATGTACATGTTCCACCACCAGAGCAAGAAGAAAACCGTCAACGTCCCAACATTCCCGTCCAACAATCACAGAAACACTACAAGATAATCTTCATCAAGGCACCATCACCCCCATCGTACCAGGCTCCAGTCATTCCGGTCCAAGCTCAAAACGAAGAGAAGACCCTTGTGTACGTGTTGGTCAAGAAGCCCGAAGAACAGCCCGATATTGTTATCCCAACTGCTGCACCAACTCAACCCTCAAAACCAGAAGTATACTTCATCAAGTACAAGACACAAAAGGACTCATCCG GACTTGGCATTGGTGGAGGTATTGGTGGTGGATCAGGAATTGGTGGAGGATCAGGAATCGGCATTGGAGGAGGATCCGGTGGTGGTGGATCGACTGGATTTGGAGGAGGTGATATTTCAGGACCATCGACATCATATGGTCCACCTGGAAAATCTGGTCCATACTAA